The nucleotide sequence CGGAAGATCTCATTGAGGTTCGTCGTGAGGGTGCAGTTGACCCGTCGGCGTTCGGCCGGCGGCAGGTCGTCGTCGTCGAAGCTCGCCATGTACCGGCTGCCGCTGACGATGTCGGCGTCATTCTCGTTGATCGCATCGAAAAAGCAGGGCAGAAGCGCCGGGTCGTGCTGCTCGTCGCAGTCCATCGTGATGACCCACTCGTAGCCGTGGCTGTGAGCGTAGTCGAAGGCGTTGATCAGCGCCCGGCCGTAGCCTTGGTTGGTTTCGTGGCGCAAGACCTGGGCGGTGCCGGTCTTCGCGATCTGGTCGAGCACCTCGGCGGTACCGTCGGTGGAGCCATCGTCGATGAAAAGGATGTCCTGGTGGTAGCAGCGGACCCGCTTGATCACGCTCTGGACGTAGTTGATTTCGTTGAAGATCGGAATGGCGATCAGCGTTCGTGCCGTCGGCGGGGTGAACGTCTCGCCGCAGGGCGTCTGCTCCGGCGTAAGCGAACCAGACTCGGCGGCGTCAGGGGAGTAAAGCGTTTTCAGGACTGGCGTCAAAAGCGGCTCCTTGAACGGTGACCATACGAGCCGTAGCTAAACTCGGTCAACGACGCCGGGCAGGCCAGCGGCCCATCAACCCCCTCACGGGGCCGCCGAGCCGGTTCAGGCCATAAATAACGTGCCAACATCCGACAACCACATGGCCGATATGGAATCAGTAATGCAGAACCGCCTTGGATCGAATGTGAAAGTCGTCGCCGCCATCATCGGGCTTGGAGTCCTGGCAGGTTGCGCCGGCAACGCGGCCACGCCGACGGTCGAACGGCCCGAAGCCGTCGACGACTACATCGCCGGCGTGATCGCGCTGGAGAGCGGTCAGAAGAAAACCGCTGTCGATCGCCTCGAAGCTGCCGTCGCCCAGAACCCCGAGCTTCGCATGGCCCAGCGGTTGCTCGGCGACATCTACCGCGAGGAGGGGCTCTACCGCGAAGCCGTCCCGCACTACGAGGCGCTGCTCGAGCTCGACCCGTACACGCTGCGGAACTACTACAACCTCGGCGTCACCCACCAACTGCTCAACGAACTGCAGCAGGCGGCGGACGTGTACGTCCGGGGCATCGAGGTCGACGCGGACAACTTCGACCTGAATTTCGCGCTGGGCCAGGTGTTCCTCGCGATGCAGAACGACGAGGAAGGCCTGCGGTATCTTGAACGTGCCACTCGCATTGATCCTGACTCGGCCAAGGCGTGGTCGACCGTCGGCATCGCCCACGACATGCGAGGCAACTTCGTCTTTGCCGAGGCGTCGTATCGCAAGGCCCTCGAACTCGACCCGAGCGTCGCCGTGATTCGCCAGAACCTCGCGGCGAACTTGCTCAGCCAAGAACGGGCCGACGAAGCGATTCAACTGTTGGAATCCGCCGTCGAGATCAGGGACGGTAAGCTCCCGCGCAAGCTGCTCGGCGATGCGCTGCGGGCCGAGCGGCGGTTTGACGATGCGGTGGCCGCCTACGACGCGGCGCTCTCCTTCGAGCCCGGCTTCGTCCCCGCGCTCAACGGCAAAGGCCTCGCGCTCATCGGCCAGTACGAAGACGGCCTGCGCCTCGACGACGCGCCACGCGACGAAGCTCTCGCTCTTTGGCAGAGCTCGCTCGTCGCCAACCCCAACCAGCCGAAGGTGCAGGCGTTGGTCGAGAAGTGGGGCAAGTGATTTTCAGTTAGTAACCTCGCCGGATTGCCGCCGATTCTCCGCGGTTGATCAAGGCGTATCGCAACGCATCGACGCAGTGATCGTGGACGCCGTCCTTGAGCGGCAGTTCGCCACCGTGGTCGGGGTAGCGGTAGCCGGCCATGCAACGGATGAGGTTCGTGCATCGGCGGTGGATGTGCAGGCGGACTTCGCCGTCGGCGGTGCGGAGGCGTTGGCGAATCTGTTCGAGGCCCTCGCCGATTCGGCTCGGCTTGCAACGCACGTCGAAGCCGGCGCTGCGGAGTCGGCCGACGTCGCTGGTGGCGGTGTGGCTGTTGCGGGTCTTGCCCGCCGGGTCGCAGCCGACGAGTTCGACTGCGGGCCAAGGCTTGTCGTTGATCGCGGCGATGTGTTCGTCGAGCGTGCGTTGCTCGGCGACGTGTTCGTCCACGACGTAGATGCCGGTGTCCGTGTCGACGAGCCAAAGCGCGACCAGCGGCGCGGCAAAGCCGAAGTCGACGCCGAGCAACCATCGACCTTCGGGCGGCTCGAACTCGGCGACATGCACCGCCGAGTCGAAGCTCGGAAACACCCGCCCCTTCACACTCGGCCGACGACAGAGCATTTCACTCTCCCACGTCTCGCTGCTGACCCGTCGCTTCATGGCGATCGCGTCGTCGATCGGGACGAAGCCGTTGCATTTCGATTTTGCGACACCGCCGCAGTCGTCCCAAAGCGGACACGTTTCGCAGTCACGCTCCGGCTCGCACTTCTGCAATACGTCGAGCAGGCACCACCGCAGCACCGGCGTCCCGGCGGCGTGGGCGTCATCGACAATGCGGCCCATCAGCCCGCCCACGGCGTGAAACGTGCTCAACGCCTCGACCACGCCGGCCGCTGTGTCGTTGCTCCGCGTGACGAGTTGGCCGGCTTCCCAGACGTCCGGGTCGAAGAGTTCCACCTCGTCGCAGCGCAGCTTCTGCACGCGCAAGCCCCGGACGGCCTTTTGCGATTGCGTCAGCACCGCGCATCCACCGCCGTTGTCAAGGGCAAGCCGACGTTGTTGGGCACGCTGGAGGTGTCGGCGGGCGAGTTTGTGCAGGTCGGGCAGGAGGTAGTCCCACATTTTCATGGACTGCTCGAGCGACCCGCCGAGGATGCGGACCTGGCAGCCGGGCTTGTGGAGCAGATCGAGAAGCGTGGCGACGGCGGCGAGGCGCGTCTTGCCGCCGCCTCGCGGGGCCCAGATGACGACATCCCGGCTCGGCTCGAAGTACGCGTGCTTGAGGTAATCGAATGGTGCCGCGTGTCCGGCGCACACCGATTGCGTCGGCACGTCGAGCCCGGTGAAGAGCCGAACCCAGGCGTGCAACTTTGCCGGCGTGGCGCAAGGCGTCGTGAGAAGGTGGTGGTAGTCCATGGCGATGAGTCACAAAGTTCGTTGAGCGGCAACCAACGGGAGCTTCCGGCATGCGTGCCCGGGGCTTCGCAGACTCAGCCCTCGGCGTCGGTGAGTTCGCGCACAAGGTCGGGGTCGAGTTCGAGCGTTGGCTCACTCGGTTTCGCAGCGCCGCGCTTGCGTTCCCTTGCGAGTTTGATCAGCTCGACACACGCGCGGCGTTGGTTGGTGTCGGTGAGGGCGGTCGCGTCATCGGCGGCTCGCCGCAGAAGCGCCGCGGCACTCGCCGCGCCCAGCGCGACTTCGAGTTCGCGGCGCCGGGCGAGTTGCCGACGGATGTCCCGCACCGCCGCACGAAACGCTTCGTCGTCGAGCCACCGCAGCAGCGTCCCGGGCCGGACGCGCAGCCTTTGCAGGATCTGCTGTACCGAGTCCTCGGCGAGCAGCAGCTTGTGCAGGAACTGGCGTTGGCGAATGTTCAAGGACTTCATGTGCTTTCCCCCGGCCGCCTCGGCTTCTTCGGGTAACGCTTGTCACGCAGGAAGTACGCCGGGCCCGGTGCTTCGAGTGGCGAGAGCCGGACCATGCCGGCCCGCTCGAACATCGGAATGAACCGGCCCATCACCGCCGACGCCTCGACGTAACGCTTCGGGCACTTTCGGATTAAATCGCGGATCAGCAGCGTGCTCAGACCCATGCCGCGGAACTGCGGGTGCAGGATCACGCGGCTGATGACCAGCAGGTGCTCGTTGACGAACCCGCCGATCTGCTTGACGGACAAATCGCCGATGCCGAAGAACGCCTCGCGGTGTCGCTGGCGGAGTGTCGGCATGCAAGCGACGGCGATGGCGGCGGTGCGTGGCCCGGTGTGCTCGTCGTGGTACACGACCTTGCGGAACACCCGCGAGACGCCGAGCGTCGGGCCCTTGTAGTGGAAGACCGCGAGCCGTTTGTAGTCGGCGAGGCAGCCATCGGCGAAACGGAATCGGCCTGGCAGGAAATCGAGCCTTGCCAAGTCGTGCGTGGGGGTGGGTCTGGACATTTTCAAAGGTCCGGTTTGAAAGGTATGATCCCTTTGGGGATAGCCCGAGGAGTGACCACCGTGGCAGGCATCACCGACACCGCGAACGACACCGGCTACGACCAGACGGTCGAGAAAATCTGCCGCGTCTGTAAACGCGATCTGCGTGGCCACCGACGCATCCGCGACGGCGACGAGTACATCTGTCCGACATGTGACAAGCTCGAACGCGAGGGCCAACTCGAAGGGCTGCCGTGTGCCGAGTGCGGGCGGATGATTTCGCCGACGTCACTCAAGCGCTACGGCGACATCTCCATCTGCCCCAAGTGCTACACCGAGCACCAACGCGACACGAAAAAGCGGCCCCGCAAGATCGCCGATCACACCTGGAAGATCGAGGAGAAACGCAACGTGCTGATCCTCGCCGGCATTGCCGCGGTGTTGCTGGTGTTCATGTTGATCGGGTGGATGTTGACGTGACGCTGACCTGCCCGAAGTCGCACCGCACGGCGATGTCGGGCGCGAGGGCTTTGTGCAGATCGTCGTGACTCGTGACGAGGATCGCGGCGATTGGCACCTGAGCCCCGTCGACCATCTTGCGCAGGCTTCGCGCGACCACGGCGGCCGTGACCCGGTCGAGCAAGGCGGCGAACTCGTCGCAGACCAGCAGCGTCGTGCGCCCCTTGGCCAGTCGGCGGGCATCGTCGACGGCCACGGCGAGACGCAACCGCCAACGCTGGCCGTCGGAGAGTTCGCTCGGCCGACGCAGGTAGCACCACGCCTCGCCAAGCCCGGCCTTACCGAGCAGCGCCAACGCCGACTCCACCGGCATGTCCGGCAGGCAATCGACCGCCGGCCGGTTGGGTAGCTGCCGACCACCGACGTCGAGGACGAGGTGCTTGCGACGCTTGGCGGATCGGATGAGTTGGCGCAGCAGGGTCGACTTGCCGCCGCCGGACGGACCGCCGACGAACATGATCTGCCCCGGCTCGGGCAGCGGCGGCGGTTCGGCATTACCGGTCTGTGGCGGGTCTTCGTCGAACCGCAGGCCGAAGAGCTCCGAGACACGCCGGGTGCGCCTGCTCCGCGGCTTGGGCTTGCCGAACTGCTGGGTGAAGGGGTGGGGCTTGCTCATGGTGTTCGGGAGTCCGGGGCGTTGGTCGGTGATTCGGTCGCGCGGCGCAACTGCTCACCGCTCAACGGCTCAACGACGCTTTCGTCGCTCGGCCCGCTCCCGCTGAAGCCAGCCGTTGGCTTGGGCGAGACGTTGTTTGATGGCGTCGGTGCTGGTGTGGTGCTCTTGCGCGAGTTGGGTGTAGGTCTTGCCGCCGAGGTGGTGGGCGACGGCCAGGGCGTGCAGGTCGGCGTCGAGTGCGCAGTCCGGCTCGGTCAGCGCGACGACGATCGGGTCGTTGAGGATCTGCATGTACCGGCGGAAGCGGCGGGAGATCGTGCCGGCGGGGGAGCCGACGAACTCGCCGACTTCCCGCAGGGTCAGGCCGTGCTTGAGCACGCCTTCGATCACGGCCCGGCGCTGCGGCGGCATGAAGCTCGCCCGGCGGAACAACTCCGACTCCCCGTCACGCCGGTCGACGTGGGAACGGGCGGGCATCTGGGCGAGAATGTGGGGATCGACGATCGGCATGGCGCGGAACTTCCTTCCGTCGAGCCCACCGATGGCGGGCCGACCTACGGGTGTGAAACGGGTTGGCGTCCTTTCCCTGCGATGGCCGGTCCTTTCCGGCGGCGGCGTATTGTACGGTTTTTGTTTGGTATCTGTCAAACT is from Planctomycetota bacterium and encodes:
- a CDS encoding glycosyltransferase family 2 protein, whose translation is MTPVLKTLYSPDAAESGSLTPEQTPCGETFTPPTARTLIAIPIFNEINYVQSVIKRVRCYHQDILFIDDGSTDGTAEVLDQIAKTGTAQVLRHETNQGYGRALINAFDYAHSHGYEWVITMDCDEQHDPALLPCFFDAINENDADIVSGSRYMASFDDDDLPPAERRRVNCTLTTNLNEIFREQMSEPLTDSFCGFKAHRVQPSVDLDLDEAGYAFPMQLWPRAIGAGLRIREIPVKLIYNDPNRSFGGNLDQVDQRLRHYIDVLNRELALLDRPALDMAEARKLAIADGCA
- a CDS encoding tetratricopeptide repeat protein translates to MQNRLGSNVKVVAAIIGLGVLAGCAGNAATPTVERPEAVDDYIAGVIALESGQKKTAVDRLEAAVAQNPELRMAQRLLGDIYREEGLYREAVPHYEALLELDPYTLRNYYNLGVTHQLLNELQQAADVYVRGIEVDADNFDLNFALGQVFLAMQNDEEGLRYLERATRIDPDSAKAWSTVGIAHDMRGNFVFAEASYRKALELDPSVAVIRQNLAANLLSQERADEAIQLLESAVEIRDGKLPRKLLGDALRAERRFDDAVAAYDAALSFEPGFVPALNGKGLALIGQYEDGLRLDDAPRDEALALWQSSLVANPNQPKVQALVEKWGK
- a CDS encoding AAA family ATPase translates to MSKPHPFTQQFGKPKPRSRRTRRVSELFGLRFDEDPPQTGNAEPPPLPEPGQIMFVGGPSGGGKSTLLRQLIRSAKRRKHLVLDVGGRQLPNRPAVDCLPDMPVESALALLGKAGLGEAWCYLRRPSELSDGQRWRLRLAVAVDDARRLAKGRTTLLVCDEFAALLDRVTAAVVARSLRKMVDGAQVPIAAILVTSHDDLHKALAPDIAVRCDFGQVSVTSTSTRST